From Xylanibacter oryzae DSM 17970, a single genomic window includes:
- a CDS encoding glycosyl transferase, producing the protein MKILLIGECSNVHWTLAEGLRKLGHKVTVLSDGNGWRNYHRDISLTRKYFKLGGIIYIIRLYVIMIRLRGYDVVQIKNPIFIDIKAKRIFKVYNYLRKHNKKVFLGGYGNDWYWVYTCCNEKPLRYSDFNIEGLLRTNIDALIQRKEWIGTDKEALNRYIAKDCDGIITCLYEYWCCYKLHIPNKTHFIPLPIKMNEYAKDKNTLRNNSKIKFFIGIDKDRNEYKGTDIMLSALKSIKMKYSEKIDIVKAVSIPFTEYERLMNGCDIILDQLYSYTPSMNALLAMSKGLVVVGGGEAENYEIISETELRPIINVLPNYNSVYNELEKLVLHPERIPKLKRQSIEYIRKHHDYIKVARQYEKLYLNTLNE; encoded by the coding sequence ATGAAAATATTATTAATAGGTGAATGCAGTAATGTTCATTGGACCTTGGCAGAAGGTTTACGGAAACTTGGGCACAAAGTGACTGTTCTATCTGACGGGAACGGATGGAGAAATTACCATCGCGACATTTCTCTTACTCGTAAATATTTCAAATTAGGTGGCATTATATATATTATAAGGTTGTACGTGATTATGATTCGCCTAAGAGGGTATGATGTTGTTCAGATTAAGAATCCTATTTTCATAGATATAAAAGCGAAGCGAATTTTTAAAGTTTACAACTATTTGAGAAAACACAACAAGAAGGTCTTTTTAGGCGGATATGGTAACGATTGGTATTGGGTTTATACTTGCTGTAACGAAAAGCCTCTGCGATACAGCGATTTCAACATAGAAGGATTGTTACGTACAAATATAGATGCTTTAATACAAAGAAAAGAATGGATAGGTACAGATAAGGAAGCACTAAACAGGTACATAGCAAAAGATTGTGATGGCATTATAACTTGCCTTTATGAGTATTGGTGCTGTTATAAGTTGCATATTCCGAACAAGACACATTTTATACCTTTACCTATAAAAATGAATGAATACGCAAAAGATAAGAATACATTGCGTAATAACAGTAAAATTAAGTTTTTCATAGGAATTGACAAGGATCGTAATGAATATAAAGGCACGGATATTATGTTAAGCGCTTTAAAAAGCATAAAAATGAAATATTCTGAAAAGATAGATATTGTCAAAGCTGTATCTATTCCTTTTACTGAATATGAAAGGTTAATGAATGGATGTGATATTATTCTAGATCAACTATATAGTTACACACCTTCAATGAATGCCCTACTTGCAATGAGTAAGGGTCTTGTTGTAGTTGGTGGTGGAGAAGCTGAAAACTATGAAATAATTAGTGAAACAGAATTAAGACCTATAATAAATGTTCTACCTAATTATAATAGTGTTTATAATGAACTCGAAAAACTTGTTCTGCATCCTGAACGCATTCCTAAATTAAAAAGACAAAGTATAGAATATATACGCAAGCATCACGACTATATAAAAGTAGCCCGACAATATGAAAAATTATATCTTAATACATTAAATGAATAA
- a CDS encoding 30S ribosomal protein S16, whose translation MATKIRLQRGGRKGYAFYRIVIADVNAPRDGKFTEKIGTFNPNTNPATVDLDFNRALYWVEVGAQPTDTVRNILKDEGVYMMKHLKGGVKKGAFDEAAAQSKFDAWKENKEKGFAAVADKTAQAKKDAYEKKLEAEKKVNEEIAKKVADKKAAEAAEKAEAEAAKAAENAPVEAPVEETAPTEEAPKAE comes from the coding sequence ATGGCAACAAAAATCAGATTACAGCGCGGCGGTCGTAAAGGCTATGCTTTCTACAGAATTGTTATCGCTGACGTTAATGCACCACGTGATGGTAAATTTACTGAAAAGATTGGAACTTTCAATCCTAACACCAATCCAGCCACAGTAGATTTGGATTTCAATCGTGCTCTTTACTGGGTAGAAGTTGGCGCACAGCCTACAGACACTGTTCGTAACATTCTTAAAGACGAAGGCGTATACATGATGAAACACCTTAAAGGTGGAGTAAAGAAAGGTGCTTTCGACGAAGCTGCAGCACAGTCTAAATTTGACGCTTGGAAAGAGAACAAAGAAAAAGGATTTGCAGCTGTTGCTGATAAGACAGCTCAGGCAAAGAAAGATGCTTACGAAAAGAAACTCGAAGCAGAGAAAAAAGTAAATGAAGAAATTGCTAAGAAAGTAGCTGATAAGAAAGCTGCTGAGGCTGCTGAAAAAGCAGAAGCAGAAGCTGCAAAGGCTGCTGAGAATGCCCCTGTAGAGGCTCCAGTTGAAGAAACTGCACCTACAGAAGAGGCTCCTAAGGCTGAATAA
- a CDS encoding lipocalin-like domain-containing protein — MKKMFIKGAVLSLMLMVSAGVSAQIDLGSIMNSTSSSNANMASSLTTIFSSNKQATSDKIIGTWIYSEPAIVFTSNNMLTQAASKIAAQQIESKLQAQLNNYGVKKGSMSIAFAKNGSFTEKIKGKTLTGTWKVINSKLQLTYAGLETIVITTQINSGKLQMVTDATKLLTLFKTVANASGNANAKTIVSLMSSVKGMEAGVTLVKK; from the coding sequence ATGAAAAAAATGTTTATTAAAGGCGCAGTTTTGAGCCTTATGTTAATGGTCAGTGCAGGTGTAAGTGCACAGATAGATTTAGGTAGCATTATGAATTCTACTTCAAGTAGTAATGCAAATATGGCTTCATCATTGACTACCATATTTTCTAGTAACAAACAAGCGACATCAGACAAAATAATTGGAACTTGGATCTATTCAGAACCTGCAATAGTATTTACTTCTAATAACATGCTGACCCAGGCCGCTAGTAAAATTGCAGCACAACAAATAGAAAGTAAATTACAGGCACAACTTAATAATTACGGAGTTAAAAAGGGCTCTATGTCAATCGCGTTTGCAAAGAACGGCAGTTTTACTGAAAAAATAAAAGGAAAGACATTGACTGGTACTTGGAAAGTCATTAATTCAAAATTGCAATTGACATATGCAGGACTAGAAACAATCGTTATCACTACACAGATAAATTCAGGAAAACTTCAGATGGTAACAGATGCCACAAAACTTTTAACATTGTTTAAGACAGTAGCTAATGCTTCAGGTAATGCCAATGCTAAGACTATTGTATCTCTTATGAGTAGCGTAAAAGGAATGGAAGCTGGAGTTACTCTTGTTAAAAAATAA
- a CDS encoding glycosyltransferase family 2 protein: protein MENITKEELSILIPTYNFVCKRLVECIKRQADLIKESFPDSFRYEIIIAEDGSFDMDTIKENKAIESLENCKHIIYTVNEGRAVIRNKLARLSKFRWLLFIDSDMTVDNESFLLYYLKTSFDTVIDGGVKIKGDKHFLRNNLRFIYEKSAEHYHTAQMRRKTPYCHFHTANFMILREVMLKFPFDERFKNYGYEDILLGKTLNENSLKISHIENPVSFEVFESNERFVQKTEEGLNTLYYFRNELSGYSKLLDIANKIEKTGFKKIIVFVHKILRTTERKNIAGNKPSLLIFKLYKIGFYLSIN, encoded by the coding sequence GTGGAAAATATAACAAAAGAAGAGCTTTCTATACTTATACCTACATACAATTTTGTATGCAAGAGACTTGTTGAATGTATTAAAAGACAAGCAGACCTTATAAAAGAGTCTTTTCCTGATTCTTTTAGATATGAAATAATAATTGCAGAAGATGGTTCTTTTGATATGGATACAATTAAAGAAAATAAAGCAATAGAAAGCCTTGAAAATTGCAAACATATTATTTATACGGTAAATGAAGGAAGAGCTGTTATCCGGAATAAACTTGCACGTCTGTCCAAATTTAGATGGTTGCTCTTTATTGATAGTGATATGACTGTAGATAATGAATCCTTTTTATTATATTATTTAAAGACTTCTTTTGATACGGTTATTGACGGAGGTGTTAAAATAAAAGGGGATAAGCACTTTCTTAGAAATAATCTGCGTTTCATTTATGAAAAATCAGCTGAGCATTATCATACAGCACAAATGAGAAGGAAAACCCCATATTGTCATTTTCACACTGCTAATTTTATGATACTGCGTGAGGTAATGCTAAAATTTCCTTTCGACGAACGGTTTAAAAATTATGGATATGAAGATATATTATTAGGGAAGACCCTGAATGAAAACAGCCTTAAGATTTCTCACATAGAGAACCCTGTAAGTTTTGAAGTATTCGAAAGTAACGAGCGTTTTGTTCAAAAAACAGAAGAAGGATTAAACACATTATATTATTTCAGGAATGAACTATCTGGATATTCTAAATTATTGGATATTGCAAACAAAATCGAAAAGACAGGTTTTAAAAAAATTATAGTCTTCGTACATAAGATATTAAGAACTACAGAACGAAAGAACATAGCAGGGAACAAACCATCATTATTAATTTTCAAATTGTATAAAATAGGATTCTATTTATCTATTAATTAA
- the rhaM gene encoding L-rhamnose mutarotase, with amino-acid sequence MKRFAFKMYLKSGCEKEYAKRHAAIWPELKQMIKNSGVSDYSIFWDKDTNLLFAIQKCSNDSNSQDTSNVDPITQKWWDMMSDIMETNTDNSPISVPLIELFHMD; translated from the coding sequence ATGAAACGTTTTGCTTTTAAGATGTACCTAAAATCTGGTTGCGAAAAAGAGTACGCCAAAAGACATGCCGCAATTTGGCCTGAACTTAAACAGATGATTAAAAATTCGGGGGTGAGTGATTACAGTATTTTCTGGGATAAGGACACCAATTTACTTTTTGCAATTCAGAAATGTAGCAATGACTCTAATAGTCAGGACACAAGTAACGTAGATCCTATTACTCAAAAATGGTGGGATATGATGTCTGATATCATGGAAACAAATACAGACAACTCACCTATAAGCGTTCCTCTAATAGAACTGTTTCATATGGATTAA
- a CDS encoding translocation/assembly module TamB domain-containing protein has product MNIKIKHIINGLIWTVIGLYLLLLVLSHIPAVQRFIGSKVSIALSEKLGTKVNIGRIDLGFLNRIIIDDMTIQDQQNKKMISAARLSAKFNLVSLSQGNISISSIQLFGFNGVFYKKNAASNANYQFVLDSLASKDKTKSKPLNLKINSIIIRHGAVRYDRYDIPELNNKFSLAHINTSGISANIRLRAFTEDSLNLNIKKLTFRDQSGLNIDKLSLKLNANKKMANLTGFVLNLPGSSIRISNANATYRYNNKKFIPASLQFNLLLDNSKITPSDFKCFVPQLKSFNSIINVALSVYGTRSQIRIKKLAVNSHSGDIYLRADGSVSDWDIAPKWFANINNLSVSGKTISFISKNLNGINIKVPTIVNRLGNVKLQGIIGGTDKTFATKSLIATSVGKAHLALGVRDNCFTGRVETAGINLNALLDNKHFGTIATNINIDGNLKDKKYPYIKAKGDIIHFDYNGYAYSNIKVDGIYRYGIFNGMLGMNDANGLINVKGLFSTKANHPKFNLTASIKNFNPYALKITDKLGNAIFDVNISANFNGNNINNLKGTLDIENFSMQKGDVEYKMDAMHIIAGCIGKEHFINMNSDFAKMNIQGQYDYATLAQSITNFVGSKLPTLPGLPKTNNKHNNNFKINATITRSDWLNKLFNIPIELNQPFNLIGEMNDRKRTLNISGEAPDFSYKGNNYQDGMLSISTPNDTLKCSAKIKKVMGNGHKFDLTLNANAINNLLATSIGWTNNLKHLYAGSINTQTQFFRNEKGESAAHVSFNPSQIIINDTAWNVEPSAIVYSKNRLIIDHFAIERGKQHLIASGTASPNQHDSIFVDLKDINVDYILNLVNFHSVDFGGQATGSAYISSAFSNPSANATLTVNNFTFEEGRMGTLFANVNWNKKDKQIDIDAKADDGPLAQTLIKGNVSPARNTIDLGISARGTNVEFMKTFCGSFMNNINAQANGDLRLVGPLNTIQLIGQLTVDGQLSMRQLGTTYTLKSDTIRMIPDEIEMRNVPFYDHNNNVGYITGNIHHKHLTKLSYDLAIKTKNLLAYDHKTFGDNTFCGTVYGTGDVNIHGKSGEVTIDMNVTPNKNSTFIYNTASAGSVSNQQFIHWNEHKLDKDISNKNDKQEKDEEQLSDMPTNIYLNFLINCNQNATLKVIMDNKTNDYIAMNGDGVIRATYYNKGAFDMFGTYNVDHGIYKLTIQNVIKKDFQFQQGSSIVFGGDPYDASLNLKAQYVVNGVSLSDLSIGKSFSNNTIRVNCLMNITGQPRSPKVDFDLDLPTVNADEKQMVRSVINSQEDMNQQVLYLLGIGRFYTQGVNNAATEEANQKNQTSLAMQSLLSGTISSQINTVLSSVLNNNNWNFGANISTGTEGWNNAEYEGLMSGRLLNNRLLINGQFGYRDNATTANTSFIGDFDIRYLLYPNGNLAIKVYNQTNDRYFTKSSMNTQGLGLIMKKDFNGLKDLFGRKKNKIKKNYNK; this is encoded by the coding sequence TTGAATATCAAAATTAAACATATCATTAATGGCTTGATATGGACTGTTATTGGCCTATATCTATTGCTACTTGTGCTCTCCCATATTCCGGCAGTGCAAAGGTTCATAGGCTCAAAAGTTTCGATAGCATTATCTGAAAAGTTAGGCACAAAAGTTAATATTGGTCGCATAGATTTGGGATTTTTAAATCGAATAATTATTGATGATATGACCATACAGGACCAGCAGAATAAAAAAATGATATCTGCTGCCAGACTATCTGCCAAATTTAATTTAGTTTCTCTATCACAAGGCAATATTTCTATTTCTTCAATTCAATTATTTGGATTTAACGGCGTATTTTACAAAAAAAATGCTGCCTCAAATGCAAACTATCAGTTTGTGCTTGATTCACTAGCATCTAAGGATAAAACAAAAAGCAAACCTCTAAATTTAAAAATCAATTCTATCATAATAAGGCACGGTGCTGTGAGATACGATCGATATGATATCCCTGAATTGAACAACAAATTTTCGCTAGCACATATTAATACGTCAGGTATTAGCGCCAACATAAGATTAAGGGCTTTTACAGAAGACTCTCTTAACTTAAATATTAAGAAACTCACGTTCAGAGACCAATCAGGATTGAATATTGATAAATTATCTTTGAAACTTAATGCAAATAAAAAGATGGCAAACCTTACAGGTTTCGTCCTTAATCTGCCAGGATCTAGCATAAGAATCAGTAATGCTAATGCAACATACAGATATAATAACAAAAAATTTATTCCGGCATCTTTGCAATTCAATTTACTTTTAGATAATTCAAAGATAACTCCATCTGATTTCAAGTGTTTTGTTCCACAACTTAAATCATTCAACAGTATAATAAATGTGGCATTATCTGTATATGGTACAAGGTCACAGATCAGAATAAAAAAATTGGCAGTTAATTCCCATAGCGGAGACATATATCTTCGGGCTGACGGTTCGGTAAGCGATTGGGACATCGCTCCTAAATGGTTTGCCAATATCAATAACCTTTCTGTATCCGGTAAGACAATAAGCTTTATAAGTAAAAACCTCAACGGCATTAACATCAAGGTTCCAACTATTGTCAACCGACTTGGTAATGTCAAATTGCAGGGTATTATAGGTGGAACGGATAAGACTTTTGCCACAAAATCTTTAATAGCAACAAGCGTTGGAAAAGCTCATCTGGCATTAGGCGTAAGAGACAATTGTTTCACTGGAAGAGTTGAAACAGCCGGAATAAATCTAAATGCATTACTTGATAATAAACATTTCGGTACAATAGCTACGAATATCAATATAGATGGAAATTTAAAAGACAAGAAATACCCATATATTAAAGCTAAGGGTGATATAATACACTTTGATTACAATGGATACGCTTACTCTAATATAAAGGTAGACGGTATATACAGATACGGAATTTTTAACGGTATGCTTGGCATGAATGATGCAAATGGCCTTATCAATGTAAAAGGACTATTCAGTACAAAAGCCAACCACCCTAAATTTAATCTTACAGCCAGTATAAAAAACTTCAACCCATATGCATTAAAAATCACAGATAAATTGGGTAATGCAATATTTGACGTAAATATATCTGCCAATTTTAATGGAAACAACATAAACAACTTGAAGGGAACTCTTGACATAGAAAATTTTTCTATGCAAAAAGGAGACGTTGAATATAAAATGGATGCTATGCATATCATAGCAGGATGCATCGGAAAAGAACACTTCATAAATATGAATAGTGATTTTGCCAAAATGAATATTCAAGGACAATATGATTATGCCACGTTAGCTCAAAGTATAACCAATTTTGTAGGAAGCAAACTCCCTACTCTTCCTGGACTGCCTAAGACTAATAACAAGCACAATAATAATTTTAAAATAAATGCAACAATTACACGTAGTGACTGGCTAAATAAGTTATTCAACATTCCGATAGAACTTAATCAGCCATTTAACCTTATCGGAGAAATGAATGACCGCAAAAGGACACTGAACATTAGTGGTGAGGCACCTGATTTTTCATACAAAGGCAACAACTATCAAGATGGTATGCTCTCAATAAGTACGCCAAACGACACTCTGAAATGCTCTGCTAAGATAAAGAAAGTTATGGGTAACGGGCATAAGTTTGACCTGACTCTGAATGCTAATGCAATAAATAATCTACTTGCGACTAGTATTGGTTGGACAAACAACCTTAAACATCTTTACGCTGGGTCTATAAATACGCAAACTCAATTTTTCAGAAACGAAAAAGGAGAATCAGCAGCACATGTGTCATTCAATCCTTCTCAAATAATAATAAATGATACGGCATGGAATGTTGAACCATCAGCGATTGTATATAGCAAGAACCGCCTAATTATTGACCACTTTGCAATAGAGCGAGGTAAGCAACACCTTATTGCTTCTGGAACAGCATCTCCAAACCAACACGATTCTATTTTTGTAGATCTCAAAGACATTAATGTAGACTACATTCTTAATCTTGTAAATTTCCATTCAGTTGATTTCGGAGGCCAAGCAACAGGTAGTGCTTATATATCTTCTGCTTTCTCAAACCCATCTGCAAATGCCACTCTTACAGTGAATAATTTTACATTTGAAGAAGGACGGATGGGAACATTATTTGCAAATGTAAATTGGAATAAGAAAGACAAACAGATTGATATTGACGCTAAAGCCGACGACGGTCCGTTAGCACAGACACTGATAAAGGGAAACGTATCACCTGCTCGTAACACTATCGACTTAGGGATAAGTGCTCGCGGTACAAACGTTGAATTTATGAAGACCTTTTGTGGCAGTTTCATGAACAATATTAATGCACAAGCGAATGGAGACCTCCGACTAGTCGGACCTCTAAATACAATTCAACTTATTGGGCAACTTACTGTTGACGGGCAATTATCAATGCGCCAACTTGGTACGACCTATACGCTTAAAAGCGATACGATCCGTATGATACCAGATGAGATTGAAATGCGCAATGTGCCATTCTATGACCACAATAATAATGTAGGATATATTACAGGCAATATTCATCATAAACATCTCACAAAATTATCTTATGATCTAGCAATTAAGACAAAGAATCTACTAGCTTATGACCATAAGACTTTTGGAGATAACACATTCTGTGGTACTGTATATGGAACTGGCGATGTTAATATACATGGAAAAAGTGGAGAAGTAACAATCGACATGAATGTAACTCCAAACAAAAATTCGACTTTTATATACAACACAGCATCGGCAGGCTCTGTTTCAAATCAACAGTTTATCCATTGGAACGAACATAAGTTGGATAAAGATATATCAAACAAAAATGATAAACAAGAAAAAGATGAAGAACAACTGTCGGATATGCCTACAAACATATATCTTAATTTTTTGATCAACTGCAATCAAAACGCTACACTTAAAGTCATCATGGATAATAAGACAAATGATTATATTGCCATGAACGGAGATGGAGTGATAAGGGCAACCTATTATAATAAGGGTGCATTTGATATGTTTGGTACATATAATGTTGACCATGGAATATACAAACTCACGATACAAAACGTGATAAAGAAAGATTTCCAGTTCCAGCAAGGTAGTTCTATTGTCTTCGGTGGCGACCCATACGATGCGTCGCTAAATTTGAAAGCACAATATGTTGTAAACGGTGTTTCTCTCTCAGATCTAAGTATAGGCAAAAGTTTTTCAAATAATACAATACGCGTAAACTGCCTAATGAACATAACCGGACAGCCTAGATCACCTAAAGTAGATTTCGATTTAGACTTACCAACCGTCAATGCAGATGAAAAACAAATGGTACGCAGTGTAATTAACAGCCAAGAAGATATGAACCAACAAGTATTATATCTACTGGGTATTGGAAGATTTTATACCCAAGGAGTAAATAATGCTGCCACTGAAGAAGCTAATCAGAAGAATCAGACATCACTGGCGATGCAAAGTCTGCTGTCCGGAACGATAAGCAGTCAGATAAACACAGTGCTAAGTAGTGTATTAAACAATAATAATTGGAATTTTGGCGCGAATATAAGTACCGGAACAGAAGGCTGGAATAATGCTGAATATGAAGGACTTATGTCTGGTAGGCTACTAAACAACAGGCTGCTCATAAACGGACAATTCGGATATAGAGACAATGCTACTACAGCTAATACAAGTTTCATCGGAGACTTTGATATAAGATATTTGTTGTACCCTAATGGAAATTTAGCCATAAAAGTATACAATCAAACAAATGACCGATACTTTACAAAATCAAGTATGAATACACAAGGTCTTGGCTTGATAATGAAAAAGGATTTTAACGGGTTAAAAGACTTGTTTGGCCGCAAAAAGAACAAGATAAAAAAGAATTACAATAAGTAA
- the rpsA gene encoding 30S ribosomal protein S1 gives MSELTKNVQPAGDFDWESFENGNVSTNISKEDQEQAYDGTLNKVSEHQVVEGKVIFLDKKEVIVNIGYKSDGIIPASEFRYNPDLKVGDTVEVYVENQEDKKGQLELSHKKARLNKSWERVNTALENEEVIQGYIKCRTKGGMIVDVFGIEAFLPGSQIDVHPIRDYDVFVGKTMEFKIVKINQEFKNVVVSHKALIEAELEAQKKEIIGKLEKGQVLEGTVKNITSYGVFVDLGGVDGLIHITDLSWGRVNDPNDVVTLDQKINVVILDFDEDKKRIALGLKQLTPHPWDALDADLKVGDHINGKVVVLADYGAFVEIQPGVEGLIHVSEMSWSQHLRSAQEFLHVGDEVEAVILTLDREERKMSLGIKQLKEDPWETIEVKYPVDSKHTAKVRNFTNFGVFVELEEGVDGLIHISDLSWTKKVKHPSEFTQVGADIDVVVLEIDKENRRLSLGHKQLEENPWNVFEAKYTVGSIHTGKITEMLDKGAVITLDKDVEGFATPKHLVKEDGSQAQLGEELDFKVIEFNKDSKRIILSHSRTFEDPQREEKKAAAKKAHTPKKDDSSKIENKAASTTLGDIDALAQLKAQMEDDDK, from the coding sequence ATGTCAGAATTAACAAAGAACGTACAGCCTGCAGGTGATTTCGATTGGGAATCATTTGAGAATGGTAATGTATCAACAAACATCAGCAAAGAAGACCAAGAACAGGCCTATGACGGAACCCTTAACAAGGTTAGCGAACATCAGGTAGTTGAGGGTAAAGTAATCTTCTTAGACAAAAAAGAAGTTATTGTAAACATCGGTTACAAGAGCGATGGAATTATTCCAGCAAGTGAATTCCGTTACAATCCAGATTTGAAAGTAGGCGATACTGTAGAGGTATACGTTGAAAATCAGGAAGACAAGAAAGGCCAATTGGAGCTTTCACACAAGAAAGCACGTCTTAACAAAAGCTGGGAACGTGTTAACACAGCTCTTGAAAACGAAGAGGTTATACAGGGTTACATCAAGTGCCGTACAAAGGGTGGTATGATTGTTGACGTATTTGGTATTGAAGCATTCTTGCCAGGTAGCCAGATTGACGTTCATCCTATACGTGACTACGATGTTTTCGTAGGCAAAACAATGGAATTCAAGATTGTAAAAATCAATCAGGAATTCAAGAATGTTGTAGTTTCTCACAAGGCTCTAATTGAAGCTGAGTTAGAAGCACAGAAGAAAGAAATTATCGGTAAACTCGAAAAAGGTCAGGTACTTGAAGGTACAGTTAAAAACATCACATCTTACGGTGTATTTGTTGACCTCGGTGGAGTTGACGGACTTATACATATTACAGACCTGTCTTGGGGCCGCGTAAACGATCCTAACGATGTAGTAACACTTGACCAAAAGATCAATGTTGTTATTCTCGACTTTGATGAAGACAAGAAACGTATTGCTCTAGGTTTGAAACAACTTACTCCTCACCCATGGGATGCTCTTGATGCAGATCTAAAGGTTGGAGACCATATTAATGGTAAAGTTGTTGTTCTTGCTGACTATGGCGCATTCGTTGAGATTCAGCCAGGTGTAGAAGGACTTATCCACGTATCAGAAATGAGCTGGAGCCAGCACCTTCGTTCAGCACAAGAATTCCTACATGTAGGAGATGAAGTTGAGGCTGTTATTCTGACACTCGACCGTGAAGAGCGTAAAATGTCTCTTGGCATCAAACAGCTCAAGGAAGATCCATGGGAAACAATCGAAGTTAAATATCCTGTTGATAGCAAACACACTGCAAAGGTACGTAACTTTACAAACTTCGGTGTATTTGTAGAACTTGAAGAAGGTGTAGATGGTCTTATCCACATCAGCGACTTGTCTTGGACTAAGAAGGTAAAACATCCTTCTGAATTCACACAGGTAGGTGCAGACATCGATGTTGTTGTTCTAGAAATAGACAAAGAGAACCGTCGTCTAAGTCTTGGCCACAAGCAGCTAGAGGAGAACCCTTGGAATGTATTCGAAGCTAAATATACTGTTGGTTCAATTCACACAGGTAAGATTACAGAGATGCTTGACAAAGGCGCAGTAATCACACTTGATAAAGACGTTGAAGGTTTCGCTACTCCTAAACACTTAGTTAAGGAAGACGGCAGCCAAGCTCAACTTGGTGAAGAACTAGATTTCAAAGTTATCGAATTCAACAAAGATTCTAAGCGTATAATCCTATCTCACAGCCGCACATTCGAAGATCCTCAGCGTGAGGAGAAGAAAGCTGCAGCTAAGAAGGCTCATACTCCAAAGAAAGACGATTCTTCTAAGATTGAGAACAAGGCAGCATCAACAACACTTGGTGATATAGATGCACTGGCTCAGCTGAAAGCACAGATGGAAGATGATGATAAATAA
- a CDS encoding glycerate kinase produces MKIVLAIDSFKGCLTSVEAENAAAEGIRQTGIDTEIVLIPVSDGGEGMLDSFLFSIDGERISVNVHDALMRPIVAEYGVINDTAVIEIAKASGLMLIEPEQRNPVKATSYGTGEIIADAIRRGYRKFIIGLGGSATSDAGIGMLMALVDILGHGTESISEILDRDFKDVSIVLASDVTNTLLGENGAAFIFAKQKGASWSDIQVLERKARTFADMSARHFGYDCRNIPGAGAAGGLGYAFMQYFKASIESGADLLLNANNFDSKIKDADLIITGEGSADAQTMMGKLPSVVLSHAMKCSVPVCLIAGKISDEAILRDAGFSNVLNINSSVLNEDPLLPENAMKNIKNTMKLIFR; encoded by the coding sequence GTGAAAATAGTTCTAGCAATAGATTCTTTTAAAGGCTGTCTTACATCTGTTGAGGCAGAGAATGCAGCAGCCGAAGGTATTCGCCAGACTGGTATTGATACTGAAATAGTATTGATACCAGTCTCTGACGGCGGAGAAGGTATGCTAGATTCTTTTTTATTCTCAATAGACGGAGAACGTATTAGTGTTAATGTGCACGACGCATTAATGCGACCAATTGTTGCAGAATATGGCGTAATAAATGATACGGCTGTAATCGAGATCGCAAAAGCTTCCGGACTTATGCTTATAGAACCTGAACAGCGTAATCCCGTAAAGGCAACATCTTATGGTACCGGAGAGATTATTGCAGATGCCATCAGACGAGGATATCGTAAATTCATTATCGGATTAGGCGGTAGTGCTACATCAGATGCGGGAATAGGCATGCTTATGGCATTAGTCGATATTTTGGGCCATGGTACCGAAAGTATATCAGAAATATTAGATAGAGATTTTAAAGACGTAAGCATCGTTCTAGCCTCTGATGTAACTAACACCTTATTGGGCGAGAATGGAGCTGCATTTATTTTCGCTAAGCAAAAAGGTGCATCATGGTCTGATATCCAAGTATTGGAACGTAAGGCCAGAACATTTGCAGACATGTCTGCAAGGCACTTTGGATATGATTGTAGAAATATTCCCGGTGCGGGAGCTGCAGGAGGATTAGGATATGCTTTTATGCAGTATTTTAAAGCTAGTATTGAATCTGGAGCTGACTTATTACTTAATGCTAATAACTTTGACTCAAAAATAAAAGATGCAGATTTAATAATAACAGGTGAGGGGAGTGCTGATGCACAGACGATGATGGGGAAACTGCCAAGTGTGGTATTGTCTCATGCTATGAAATGCTCAGTCCCTGTTTGTCTAATTGCCGGAAAAATTTCTGATGAGGCTATATTAAGAGATGCTGGTTTCAGTAACGTTCTTAATATTAACTCATCTGTATTAAATGAAGATCCATTACTACCTGAAAATGCCATGAAGAATATCAAGAATACAATGAAGCTTATTTTCAGGTAA